One window from the genome of Musa acuminata AAA Group cultivar baxijiao chromosome BXJ1-4, Cavendish_Baxijiao_AAA, whole genome shotgun sequence encodes:
- the LOC135649677 gene encoding auxin response factor 9-like isoform X2, producing the protein MAAGSASRATERLKEDGLYEELWRACAGPLVEVPRVDERVFYFPQGHLEQLETWTDQELNQQIPLFNLPPKILCRVVNINLKAEPETDEAYAQITLIPESDQNEPTCPVPCVVEPPRPAVHSFCKILTASDTSTHGGFSVLRRHATECLPPLDISQQTPAQELVAKDLHGQEWRFKHIFRGQPRRHLLTTGWSTFVASKKLAAGDALILMRGENDELRVGVRRLVHRQNTMPSSVISSHSMHVGVLATASHAISTHSLFMVYYKPRTSQFIVGVKKYLETIKNEFTVGMRFKMRFEGEDVPEKRFTGTITGIGDISLQWPCSKWRSLKVQWDEASSILRPEKISPWDVEPFGGSMSTSSDAQAGFIKNKRAWSPLDLLGHERSSTIWNPAKAQISDLGSMSSIIAQSLEKRFLWSSGQTESIDNNSLHSPSSCNRRLSDHWLRDSKSPLESTSSSLINVSLKLSKGTVACDTKTTLTSWLPASNPVTEDPSLELECKMENQKKPKSGSGYRLFGIDLVCPSNDISSTMKLSVEVVSQSNATIEDPVPATPLVEDIDGQSGLSKASKEVKQVLQVSPKEIQRKQNSSTRSCIKVHMQGIGVGRAVDLANLEGYDELMLELEQMFEIKGELRCHNKWEVVFNDDDGVMMLVGDYPWPVFCKLARKIFIYASEEVKKMEPKSKLPAVASTDGEAA; encoded by the exons ATGGCCGCTGGATCGGCCTCTCGAGCGACCGAGAGGCTGAAAGAAG ATGGGCTGTACGAAGAGCTGTGGAGAGCGTGCGCGGGCCCTCTGGTGGAGGTTCCCCGTGTGGACGAGAGGGTGTTCTACTTCCCTCAGGGTCATCTGGAGCAG TTGGAAACTTGGACAGATCAGGAGTTGAACCAGCAGATTCCCCTGTTTAATCTTCCTCCCAAAATTCTCTGCCGCGTCGTGAACATTAATCTGAAG GCTGAGCCGGAAACGGATGAAGCCTATGCTCAAATCACTCTGATCCCTGAATCAGAT CAAAACGAGCCTACGTGTCCTGTTCCATGCGTTGTGGAGCCACCGAGACCAGCGGTTCATTCATTTTGTAAGATATTGACGGCTTCGGATACAAGTACCCACGGTGGCTTCTCGGTTCTTCGTAGACATGCCACCGAATGTCTTCCGCCTCTA GACATATCACAGCAAACCCCAGCACAGGAGCTGGTTGCCAAGGATCTGCATGGACAGGAGTGGCGATTCAAACACATATTCAGAG GTCAACCGCGGCGTCATTTGCTTACAACAGGATGGAGTACGTTTGTAGCTTCTAAGAAATTAGCGGCTGGTGATGCACTCATCTTGATGAG AGGCGAGAATGATGAACTGCGAGTTGGAGTGAGACGGCTTGTCCACCGCCAGAATACTATGCCTTCATCTGTAATATCTAGTCATAGCATGCACGTTGGAGTGCTTGCCACTGCATCACATGCCATTTCGACTCATAGTCTTTTCATGGTGTACTACAAGCCTAG GACTAGTCAGTTCATCGTTGGTGTCAAAAAGTATTTGGAGACAATTAAAAATGAGTTCACTGTTGGGATGAGATTCAAGATGAGATTTGAGGGGGAAGATGTTCCTGAGAAAAG GTTTACTGGTACCATAACCGGAATCGGAGATATCTCGTTACAGTGGCCATGTTCAAAGTGGAGATCGTTAAAG GTACAATGGGATGAAGCATCTAGCATTCTGAGGCCAGAGAAGATTTCTCCGTGGGATGTTGAGCCTTTCGGTGGCTCCATGTCTACTTCCAGTGATGCTCAAGCAGGTTTTATTAAGAACAAGAGAGCTTGGTCACCCTTGGACCTCCTGGGCCATG AACGTAGTTCAACTATTTGGAATCCTGCTAAGGCCCAAATATCCGACTTAGGATCCATGAGCAGCATCATTGCTCAGAGCTTGGAGAAACGATTTCTCTGGTCTTCTGGGCAGACAGAGAGTATTGACAATAATTCTTTGCACAGTCCTAGCTCTTGCAATCGAAGGTTGTCAGATCACTGGTTAAGGGACTCAAAGTCTCCTTTGGAGAGCACATCATCTTCACTGATAAATGTGTCACTGAAACTCTCAAAGGGCACTGTTGCTTGTGACACAAAGACCACCCTCACTTCATGGCTGCCTGCCTCCAATCCTGTAACTGAAGATCCCTCATTAGAATTGGAATGCAAGATGGAGAATCAGAAGAAGCCGAAGAGTGGCAGCGGATACAGGTTGTTTGGGATCGACTTGGTCTGTCCTTCAAATGACATATCTTCCACCATGAAGTTATCGGTTGAAGTAGTGAGCCAATCGAATGCCACAATTGAGGATCCTGTTCCTGCGACTCCCTTGGTCGAGGATATAGATGGGCAATCTGGACTATCAAAAGCTTCAAAAGAGGTAAAGCAAGTGCTACAAGTGTCTCCAAAGGAGATCCAGAGGAAGCAGAATAGTTCTACCAGAAGCTGCATCAAG GTTCACATGCAAGGAATTGGAGTTGGCCGAGCTGTGGACCTGGCAAACTTGGAAGGTTACGACGAGTTGATGCTTGAGCTAGAACAGATGTTTGAGATCAAAGGAGAGCTTCGCTGTCACAATAAATGGGAGGTGGTCTTTAACGATGATGATGGAGTTATGATGCTCGTAGGTGACTACCCATGGCC GGTGTTCTGCAAGCTAGCAAGGAAGATATTCATCTATGCAAGCGAGGAGGTGAAGAAGATGGAACCTAAGAGCAAGCTACCTGCTGTTGCTTCCACGGACGGTGAAGCTGCATAg
- the LOC135649677 gene encoding auxin response factor 9-like isoform X1, with protein MAAGSASRATERLKEGDGLYEELWRACAGPLVEVPRVDERVFYFPQGHLEQLETWTDQELNQQIPLFNLPPKILCRVVNINLKAEPETDEAYAQITLIPESDQNEPTCPVPCVVEPPRPAVHSFCKILTASDTSTHGGFSVLRRHATECLPPLDISQQTPAQELVAKDLHGQEWRFKHIFRGQPRRHLLTTGWSTFVASKKLAAGDALILMRGENDELRVGVRRLVHRQNTMPSSVISSHSMHVGVLATASHAISTHSLFMVYYKPRTSQFIVGVKKYLETIKNEFTVGMRFKMRFEGEDVPEKRFTGTITGIGDISLQWPCSKWRSLKVQWDEASSILRPEKISPWDVEPFGGSMSTSSDAQAGFIKNKRAWSPLDLLGHERSSTIWNPAKAQISDLGSMSSIIAQSLEKRFLWSSGQTESIDNNSLHSPSSCNRRLSDHWLRDSKSPLESTSSSLINVSLKLSKGTVACDTKTTLTSWLPASNPVTEDPSLELECKMENQKKPKSGSGYRLFGIDLVCPSNDISSTMKLSVEVVSQSNATIEDPVPATPLVEDIDGQSGLSKASKEVKQVLQVSPKEIQRKQNSSTRSCIKVHMQGIGVGRAVDLANLEGYDELMLELEQMFEIKGELRCHNKWEVVFNDDDGVMMLVGDYPWPVFCKLARKIFIYASEEVKKMEPKSKLPAVASTDGEAA; from the exons ATGGCCGCTGGATCGGCCTCTCGAGCGACCGAGAGGCTGAAAGAAG GAGATGGGCTGTACGAAGAGCTGTGGAGAGCGTGCGCGGGCCCTCTGGTGGAGGTTCCCCGTGTGGACGAGAGGGTGTTCTACTTCCCTCAGGGTCATCTGGAGCAG TTGGAAACTTGGACAGATCAGGAGTTGAACCAGCAGATTCCCCTGTTTAATCTTCCTCCCAAAATTCTCTGCCGCGTCGTGAACATTAATCTGAAG GCTGAGCCGGAAACGGATGAAGCCTATGCTCAAATCACTCTGATCCCTGAATCAGAT CAAAACGAGCCTACGTGTCCTGTTCCATGCGTTGTGGAGCCACCGAGACCAGCGGTTCATTCATTTTGTAAGATATTGACGGCTTCGGATACAAGTACCCACGGTGGCTTCTCGGTTCTTCGTAGACATGCCACCGAATGTCTTCCGCCTCTA GACATATCACAGCAAACCCCAGCACAGGAGCTGGTTGCCAAGGATCTGCATGGACAGGAGTGGCGATTCAAACACATATTCAGAG GTCAACCGCGGCGTCATTTGCTTACAACAGGATGGAGTACGTTTGTAGCTTCTAAGAAATTAGCGGCTGGTGATGCACTCATCTTGATGAG AGGCGAGAATGATGAACTGCGAGTTGGAGTGAGACGGCTTGTCCACCGCCAGAATACTATGCCTTCATCTGTAATATCTAGTCATAGCATGCACGTTGGAGTGCTTGCCACTGCATCACATGCCATTTCGACTCATAGTCTTTTCATGGTGTACTACAAGCCTAG GACTAGTCAGTTCATCGTTGGTGTCAAAAAGTATTTGGAGACAATTAAAAATGAGTTCACTGTTGGGATGAGATTCAAGATGAGATTTGAGGGGGAAGATGTTCCTGAGAAAAG GTTTACTGGTACCATAACCGGAATCGGAGATATCTCGTTACAGTGGCCATGTTCAAAGTGGAGATCGTTAAAG GTACAATGGGATGAAGCATCTAGCATTCTGAGGCCAGAGAAGATTTCTCCGTGGGATGTTGAGCCTTTCGGTGGCTCCATGTCTACTTCCAGTGATGCTCAAGCAGGTTTTATTAAGAACAAGAGAGCTTGGTCACCCTTGGACCTCCTGGGCCATG AACGTAGTTCAACTATTTGGAATCCTGCTAAGGCCCAAATATCCGACTTAGGATCCATGAGCAGCATCATTGCTCAGAGCTTGGAGAAACGATTTCTCTGGTCTTCTGGGCAGACAGAGAGTATTGACAATAATTCTTTGCACAGTCCTAGCTCTTGCAATCGAAGGTTGTCAGATCACTGGTTAAGGGACTCAAAGTCTCCTTTGGAGAGCACATCATCTTCACTGATAAATGTGTCACTGAAACTCTCAAAGGGCACTGTTGCTTGTGACACAAAGACCACCCTCACTTCATGGCTGCCTGCCTCCAATCCTGTAACTGAAGATCCCTCATTAGAATTGGAATGCAAGATGGAGAATCAGAAGAAGCCGAAGAGTGGCAGCGGATACAGGTTGTTTGGGATCGACTTGGTCTGTCCTTCAAATGACATATCTTCCACCATGAAGTTATCGGTTGAAGTAGTGAGCCAATCGAATGCCACAATTGAGGATCCTGTTCCTGCGACTCCCTTGGTCGAGGATATAGATGGGCAATCTGGACTATCAAAAGCTTCAAAAGAGGTAAAGCAAGTGCTACAAGTGTCTCCAAAGGAGATCCAGAGGAAGCAGAATAGTTCTACCAGAAGCTGCATCAAG GTTCACATGCAAGGAATTGGAGTTGGCCGAGCTGTGGACCTGGCAAACTTGGAAGGTTACGACGAGTTGATGCTTGAGCTAGAACAGATGTTTGAGATCAAAGGAGAGCTTCGCTGTCACAATAAATGGGAGGTGGTCTTTAACGATGATGATGGAGTTATGATGCTCGTAGGTGACTACCCATGGCC GGTGTTCTGCAAGCTAGCAAGGAAGATATTCATCTATGCAAGCGAGGAGGTGAAGAAGATGGAACCTAAGAGCAAGCTACCTGCTGTTGCTTCCACGGACGGTGAAGCTGCATAg